A region of Pontiella agarivorans DNA encodes the following proteins:
- the gpmI gene encoding 2,3-bisphosphoglycerate-independent phosphoglycerate mutase, whose translation MEQLKKNEAFSGPEGPVVLVIMDGVGIGKNPETDYVKIANTPNLDWLKENAIYTEVAAHGRAAGLPDDGDMGNSEVGHNAIGCGRVFDQGAALVRNAINTGSMYEGEVWKKVTGNVKDKDSTLHFLGLCSDGNVHSNLEHFEAMVKQAKADGIKKIRLHALIDGRDVPPTSALEYVERIENFLAEMNADGTVDYCVASGGGRQNITMDRYDANWPMIEAGWKTHVKAEGRMFASMKEAVEVFRSENEGILDQDLPPFVIERDGAPVGPIVDGDSVILFNFRGDRALEITKAFEAQELSEFPRGPKPDVLYAGMMQYDGDLGVPELFLVAPPAIDRTMSEYLSNAGVKQFAISETQKFGHVTYFFNGNNSGKFETETWKEVPSDVCPFENAPRMKAAEITDEVVAAIKGGEYKFIRLNFPNGDMVGHTGVFEAVKVAVEAVDEGVGRIMEALKETGGIMVCSADHGNSDDMCALDKKTGEIKLDENGKPQPKTAHSLNPVPVFVYDPSDAAHAEKADVEKPGIANLAATCITLLGYEAPEDYTPSLVTVG comes from the coding sequence ATGGAACAGTTGAAGAAAAATGAAGCTTTCAGCGGTCCTGAGGGACCGGTCGTTCTCGTTATTATGGATGGGGTCGGCATTGGTAAAAATCCGGAAACGGATTATGTGAAAATCGCCAACACCCCGAATCTGGACTGGCTGAAGGAAAATGCCATTTATACCGAAGTGGCGGCGCATGGGCGCGCGGCGGGTCTGCCGGATGACGGCGATATGGGCAACTCCGAAGTGGGCCACAATGCCATCGGCTGCGGGCGGGTTTTTGACCAGGGCGCGGCACTGGTGCGGAATGCGATCAATACCGGATCTATGTATGAAGGCGAGGTCTGGAAAAAAGTGACCGGCAATGTGAAGGATAAGGATTCGACGCTCCATTTTCTGGGGCTCTGTTCCGACGGTAATGTGCATTCGAATCTTGAGCACTTTGAAGCGATGGTGAAACAGGCCAAAGCGGACGGTATTAAAAAAATCCGTCTGCACGCGCTGATTGACGGTCGGGATGTTCCGCCGACTTCGGCATTGGAATATGTTGAACGTATCGAAAATTTTCTGGCGGAAATGAATGCGGACGGCACGGTTGATTATTGCGTGGCTTCGGGGGGCGGACGCCAGAATATCACGATGGACCGCTATGATGCCAACTGGCCGATGATTGAAGCGGGCTGGAAAACGCACGTGAAAGCGGAAGGTCGGATGTTTGCTTCGATGAAAGAAGCGGTGGAGGTTTTCCGTTCTGAAAATGAAGGGATTCTTGATCAGGATCTTCCGCCGTTCGTTATTGAACGTGACGGTGCGCCGGTCGGCCCGATTGTGGATGGCGACAGCGTGATTCTGTTCAATTTCCGCGGCGACCGTGCGCTGGAAATCACGAAGGCTTTCGAGGCTCAGGAACTTTCCGAATTTCCGCGTGGTCCGAAACCGGATGTTCTGTATGCGGGGATGATGCAGTATGACGGCGACCTGGGGGTTCCGGAACTGTTTCTGGTTGCGCCGCCGGCCATTGACCGCACGATGAGTGAATATCTTTCGAATGCGGGAGTGAAGCAGTTTGCAATTTCTGAAACGCAGAAGTTCGGCCATGTGACCTATTTCTTTAACGGAAATAATTCCGGAAAATTTGAAACGGAAACCTGGAAGGAAGTTCCTTCTGATGTCTGCCCGTTTGAAAATGCGCCGCGTATGAAGGCTGCTGAGATCACCGATGAAGTCGTTGCGGCGATCAAGGGCGGTGAATATAAATTTATCCGTCTGAATTTCCCGAACGGTGATATGGTGGGGCATACCGGCGTATTCGAAGCGGTGAAGGTCGCGGTTGAAGCGGTGGATGAAGGCGTCGGCCGCATTATGGAAGCGCTGAAGGAAACCGGCGGAATTATGGTCTGTTCGGCCGACCACGGTAATTCAGATGATATGTGCGCGCTGGACAAAAAAACCGGTGAAATCAAACTGGACGAAAACGGAAAACCGCAGCCGAAAACAGCCCATTCGCTGAATCCGGTTCCGGTGTTTGTTTATGATCCGTCCGATGCGGCGCACGCTGAAAAGGCCGATGTTGAAAAACCGGGTATTGCCAATCTGGCGGCCACCTGTATCACGCTGCTGGGTTATGAAGCACCGGAGGATTACACCCCGAGCTTGGTGACCGTTGGTTAA
- the hprK gene encoding HPr(Ser) kinase/phosphatase, which produces MAITVKTLWNEGAEKLQLSIIAGEQFLDRKLPETTMNRPGLAMTGFFQYFANQRLQIFGLAEFTYMKSLPQAERSKRLVDLFDQQIPGIVITRNRKPSKEMIELAEKHRVPVFRTPMVTMNFVNECTVILEELTAPQERIQGTCLEIMGIGVLLRGDPGIGKSETALALIERGYSLVSDDVTEVRRNSRSRLVCWANEVTRYHMEIRGLGIIHVPSLFGVAAIRRQTELDLVVDLKNPTGNEDRTGVQPETIEIMGVKVPYITLPVRSGRDMANIVEVAALNQKLKELGHDAAKELDDKIISRLTRGRVRNG; this is translated from the coding sequence GTGGCCATAACCGTTAAAACTCTGTGGAACGAAGGTGCAGAAAAGCTGCAGCTCAGCATCATTGCGGGCGAGCAGTTTCTTGATCGAAAACTGCCCGAAACCACGATGAACCGTCCGGGGCTGGCAATGACTGGTTTTTTTCAGTATTTCGCGAATCAGCGTCTGCAGATTTTCGGGCTGGCTGAATTTACGTATATGAAAAGCCTTCCACAGGCGGAGCGTTCAAAACGGCTGGTGGATCTCTTTGATCAGCAGATTCCGGGGATTGTCATTACGCGGAACCGAAAACCGTCGAAAGAAATGATTGAACTGGCTGAAAAGCACAGGGTTCCGGTTTTTCGGACGCCGATGGTGACTATGAATTTTGTAAACGAGTGCACGGTTATTCTCGAAGAGCTGACCGCTCCTCAAGAACGCATTCAGGGTACCTGTCTTGAAATTATGGGTATCGGAGTGCTCCTCCGGGGAGATCCGGGGATTGGAAAAAGTGAGACGGCGCTGGCACTCATCGAGCGCGGTTACAGCCTGGTTTCAGACGATGTTACCGAAGTTCGTCGAAATTCCCGCAGTCGGCTTGTTTGCTGGGCCAATGAAGTGACGCGCTATCATATGGAAATCCGCGGTCTGGGGATTATTCATGTGCCGAGTCTGTTCGGGGTGGCTGCGATTCGCCGGCAGACCGAACTCGATTTGGTGGTGGACCTGAAAAATCCGACCGGTAACGAAGATCGCACGGGGGTACAGCCGGAAACCATCGAAATCATGGGGGTTAAGGTTCCGTACATTACGTTGCCGGTCCGTTCAGGCCGTGATATGGCCAATATTGTTGAAGTGGCTGCGTTGAATCAGAAGCTGAAAGAGCTGGGGCATGATGCAGCAAAAGAGCTGGATGATAAAATTATCAGCAGGCTCACAAGAGGGCGGGTGCGTAATGGCTGA
- a CDS encoding LamG-like jellyroll fold domain-containing protein, producing MLNLVSTSTPPGFGKCTLKPLFAPALAALCFLGSETDAALVARYTFDGNYNDVSGNGHHAAPSSGTGSITTDAVRGSVFSSTDTYLDLEDTLPLPHFAANSSITLTAWAKQTADPGSNYAYILQLGQNGDNPIASLGILPDGRFVSYSETSQPGFNTDQINSHSDGPVEDTDAWAQWHHLAAVYDRTADLVTLYVDGTVAGTNDISLLDDTYAFNWTGGRIGGDYGGAPYFQGLIDDVCIYDEALSASEIAAMVPPRILVDFGLTNETTSSPDAFGHHWNNFSVNGSALPATETLSTVISRNGATAPGVSISITNAFFRASSNSSGNEDIYVSNATGDFYYIDKGNDPSAAMIIAGLDPSGDTVYDFKFFITSNRSEPEVFITDFTAMGTVTNTASLEAVNNTNTVASINSIQPRANGEIEILIEINDASTSYGGLSVLEILGRSPSEAVTPDPQPAGARWAEFGSTPNPPATAGGANPEGLTAYVFETDDSFSGYVGAGESLRRAGFHVQPLPLDEPPFEFTDDPETDVDLILFGSFVSEDPRYQAYMAAYADILDDYVDRAGYLVQLTQADQTEPQPSFLPDTQNATREDGDFTEAVILAPTHQIIQEFPTNAAGKIAYTMPHIGTHSNDVVWEVFNAFAGFEVILSGDTRARYPALMEGAYGQGQLLLAAMAPDKILNADDGSEQSDVDYSRFNQKFFENLYIQTRNVRDREADPITITPQPGDSAIDDGAWTIALLPDTQIYSQNRPGVFSAQTVWLRDNARKYNIRYVLHLGDIVNVNSQPEWAAAREAMGVLDGHLPYAFVPGNHDYGPSGNASSRDTLMNDHFLFGDYSARPHFGGAMENGKLDNTYHLFEAGGYDWIILCLEWGPRDSTIAWADSILDAHPNRKAILVTHAYMNNNDLRYDHTDTENPQNYNPHNYSTPGGVNDGEELWQKLVKEHDFVLTVNGHVLGDGTGFRTDANNAGQNVHQMLANYQFLSPFGGNGYLRLLIINPDGTVEVKSYSPLYNNFLTETDQEFAFDFEWYAPADTNSNGQPDYFDDTLDSDGDGLSNYREFVVLGTDPFGTDSDGDGIPDEDEIAIGTNPSVSDKQINDALLNHGTRFGLYTEQEILDLNLSHLMITPDGSNFVLNLQLEYSDDLTNTPFEPVGEPVEWTLPNNGIKGFLRVRGE from the coding sequence ATGTTAAATCTGGTCTCAACGAGCACACCTCCGGGTTTCGGAAAATGTACGCTCAAACCCCTTTTCGCACCCGCATTGGCCGCACTCTGTTTTCTGGGTTCAGAAACAGATGCAGCACTTGTTGCACGATATACGTTTGATGGAAACTACAACGATGTGTCAGGTAATGGCCACCATGCTGCACCGTCCTCCGGAACGGGCTCCATCACCACCGATGCCGTCAGAGGTTCGGTTTTCAGTTCAACGGATACCTATCTCGATCTTGAAGACACACTGCCGCTGCCGCATTTTGCGGCCAATTCCTCCATCACACTGACCGCCTGGGCCAAACAAACCGCAGATCCGGGCAGCAACTATGCCTATATTCTCCAGCTGGGACAAAACGGCGACAATCCCATTGCCAGTCTGGGCATTCTTCCGGATGGCCGATTTGTTTCATACAGCGAAACCTCCCAGCCGGGTTTCAATACCGATCAGATAAACAGCCACAGCGACGGCCCGGTGGAAGACACTGATGCCTGGGCACAGTGGCACCACCTCGCGGCCGTTTATGACAGAACTGCAGATCTGGTTACACTTTACGTCGATGGAACAGTTGCAGGAACCAATGACATCTCGCTGCTCGATGATACGTATGCCTTTAACTGGACCGGGGGCAGAATTGGCGGCGACTACGGCGGCGCCCCTTATTTCCAAGGCCTGATCGACGATGTATGCATCTATGACGAGGCGCTTTCCGCATCGGAAATTGCAGCCATGGTCCCCCCGCGCATTCTGGTGGATTTCGGACTGACCAACGAAACAACCTCCAGTCCGGATGCATTCGGACATCACTGGAATAACTTTTCCGTGAACGGAAGCGCCCTCCCTGCGACAGAAACCCTTTCCACGGTGATCAGCCGCAACGGTGCAACAGCCCCCGGCGTCAGTATCTCGATAACGAATGCATTTTTCCGCGCCAGCTCCAACTCCAGCGGAAATGAAGATATCTATGTTTCAAACGCAACCGGCGATTTCTATTATATCGACAAAGGCAACGACCCTTCCGCCGCCATGATCATTGCCGGGCTCGATCCATCGGGCGATACGGTTTACGACTTCAAATTCTTCATCACCTCAAACCGCTCGGAACCCGAAGTATTTATTACCGACTTCACTGCAATGGGCACGGTTACCAACACTGCTTCTCTGGAAGCCGTCAACAACACCAATACCGTGGCATCTATCAACAGCATACAGCCACGTGCCAACGGTGAAATTGAAATTCTGATCGAAATCAACGACGCCTCCACCTCCTACGGCGGCCTCAGCGTCCTGGAAATACTCGGCCGCTCTCCTTCGGAGGCCGTCACCCCCGACCCGCAGCCGGCAGGAGCCCGCTGGGCGGAATTCGGCTCGACCCCCAATCCGCCGGCAACAGCAGGAGGCGCAAACCCGGAAGGATTGACCGCCTATGTTTTTGAAACAGATGATTCATTCAGCGGATACGTCGGAGCCGGTGAATCCCTGCGCCGCGCCGGCTTTCATGTTCAACCGCTCCCGCTCGACGAACCTCCTTTTGAATTCACTGACGATCCGGAAACCGATGTCGATCTCATCCTGTTCGGCTCTTTTGTCAGTGAAGATCCCCGGTATCAGGCCTACATGGCGGCATATGCCGATATCCTCGACGACTATGTCGACCGCGCCGGCTACCTCGTCCAGCTCACTCAGGCAGACCAAACCGAACCTCAACCATCCTTTCTCCCGGACACCCAGAATGCCACCCGCGAAGACGGAGATTTTACAGAAGCTGTGATCCTGGCACCAACCCACCAGATCATTCAGGAATTCCCGACTAACGCAGCCGGAAAAATCGCCTACACAATGCCGCACATCGGCACCCACAGCAATGATGTCGTATGGGAAGTGTTCAACGCCTTTGCCGGTTTCGAAGTCATTCTTTCCGGCGATACCCGGGCCCGTTATCCCGCTTTAATGGAAGGCGCATACGGCCAGGGACAGCTCCTGCTGGCCGCCATGGCACCGGACAAAATCCTGAATGCGGATGATGGCTCGGAACAAAGCGATGTCGACTACAGCCGATTCAATCAGAAGTTTTTTGAAAACCTCTATATCCAGACCCGTAACGTCCGCGATCGTGAGGCCGATCCAATCACCATCACGCCACAGCCCGGCGATTCCGCCATCGATGACGGTGCCTGGACCATCGCCCTTCTTCCGGACACGCAGATTTACTCCCAAAACCGTCCCGGCGTTTTCTCAGCCCAAACCGTCTGGCTGCGGGACAATGCCCGGAAATACAATATCCGCTACGTTCTGCACCTGGGCGATATTGTAAACGTTAACTCCCAACCCGAATGGGCAGCCGCACGCGAAGCCATGGGCGTCCTCGACGGCCACCTGCCCTACGCCTTTGTTCCAGGCAATCACGATTACGGGCCGAGCGGAAACGCATCCAGCCGCGACACACTGATGAATGATCATTTCCTGTTCGGAGATTATTCAGCACGCCCGCATTTCGGCGGAGCCATGGAAAACGGGAAACTGGACAACACGTATCATCTGTTTGAAGCCGGTGGTTATGACTGGATTATACTCTGCCTGGAATGGGGTCCGCGCGATTCAACGATCGCCTGGGCGGATTCAATTCTCGATGCCCATCCCAACCGCAAAGCCATCCTCGTCACGCATGCCTATATGAACAATAACGACCTGCGTTACGATCACACCGACACGGAAAATCCTCAAAACTACAATCCGCACAACTACAGCACACCGGGCGGAGTCAACGACGGTGAAGAACTGTGGCAGAAACTGGTGAAAGAGCACGATTTCGTGCTGACCGTCAACGGTCATGTTCTGGGCGACGGCACCGGATTCCGCACAGATGCCAACAATGCCGGCCAGAACGTCCATCAAATGCTCGCCAACTATCAGTTCCTTTCGCCCTTTGGAGGAAACGGATATCTGCGCCTGCTGATTATCAACCCGGACGGAACTGTTGAAGTCAAGAGCTACTCCCCGCTCTACAACAACTTCCTCACAGAGACAGACCAGGAATTCGCGTTCGATTTCGAATGGTATGCCCCCGCCGACACCAACAGCAACGGCCAGCCGGATTACTTCGACGATACGCTCGATTCCGACGGCGACGGCCTGAGCAACTACCGCGAATTCGTAGTGCTAGGCACAGACCCCTTCGGAACCGACAGTGACGGCGACGGAATTCCGGACGAAGACGAGATCGCCATCGGCACCAACCCTAGCGTCAGCGACAAGCAGATCAACGATGCCCTGCTCAATCATGGAACCCGTTTCGGCCTCTATACGGAACAGGAGATTCTTGATCTCAATCTGAGTCATCTCATGATTACACCCGACGGAAGCAACTTTGTCCTGAACCTGCAACTTGAGTACTCCGACGATCTTACAAACACTCCATTCGAACCGGTCGGCGAGCCCGTTGAGTGGACACTCCCAAACAACGGCATCAAAGGATTCCTGAGAGTCCGGGGCGAATAA
- the aspS gene encoding aspartate--tRNA ligase produces the protein MHRYRTHTCGELRKEHIDETVRISGWVHSVRDHGGIIFIDLRDHYGLTQVVIDPSKPFYKGVEHWRVESTICFTGKVVARFEEAVNPNLATGEIELVAEEMETLGESKVIPFQVSKDEDCNEALRLEYRFLDMRRESLHNNLILRSKIISRLRELMTAEGFMEMQTPILTSSSPEGARDYLVPSRVHPGKFYALPQAPQQFKQLLMTSGFDRYFQIAPCFRDEDARADRSPGEFYQLDMEMAFATQDDVFEVNEKVLHSVFTEFSDKQVDDIPFTRIPFKEAMSKYGTDKPDLRNPLIIQDATELFRDCDFKAFAGVVASGGKVLTIAAKGCAGESRKFFDDMIKFAQGVGSKGLGYLRWNNGEVQSPIAKFLSEETLSALKELGNVEDGDVMFFIADKAKEATEIGAHVRDELGKRLDLIDPNVFKFCWIVDFPMYELDDEGKVEFSHNPFSMPQGGMDDLENKDPLDILAYQYDIVVNGVELSSGAVRNHSPEMMIKAFDIAGYDESVVANKFPALHKAFQYGAPPHAGIAPGVDRMVMLLADEPNIREVIAFPMNQKAQDLLMNAPGDVEFNQIRDLHLRLHLPKKAEKEEGKDEAAE, from the coding sequence ATGCATCGTTACAGAACGCATACTTGCGGCGAACTTAGAAAAGAGCACATTGATGAAACCGTCAGGATTTCCGGCTGGGTGCACAGTGTGCGCGACCACGGCGGAATTATCTTTATCGACCTTCGCGATCACTACGGTCTGACCCAGGTGGTCATTGACCCGTCGAAACCGTTCTACAAAGGCGTTGAGCACTGGCGTGTTGAATCCACGATCTGCTTTACCGGAAAGGTTGTTGCCCGTTTTGAAGAGGCGGTTAATCCGAATCTTGCGACCGGTGAAATTGAACTGGTGGCGGAAGAGATGGAAACGCTGGGCGAATCCAAGGTGATTCCGTTTCAGGTTTCCAAGGATGAAGACTGCAACGAAGCGCTGCGTCTGGAATATCGTTTTCTCGATATGCGCCGCGAAAGTCTGCACAACAACCTGATTCTGCGTTCGAAAATCATCAGTCGTCTGCGCGAGCTGATGACGGCGGAAGGGTTCATGGAAATGCAGACGCCGATTCTGACCAGCAGCTCGCCGGAAGGCGCGCGGGACTATCTGGTGCCAAGCCGCGTGCATCCCGGAAAATTCTACGCTCTGCCGCAGGCGCCGCAGCAGTTTAAGCAGTTGCTGATGACTTCCGGGTTTGATCGCTATTTTCAGATTGCGCCGTGTTTCCGCGATGAAGATGCTCGTGCCGACCGTTCGCCGGGGGAATTCTATCAGCTCGATATGGAAATGGCTTTCGCCACGCAGGACGATGTTTTTGAAGTGAACGAAAAGGTGCTGCACAGCGTGTTCACCGAATTCTCCGACAAGCAGGTGGATGATATTCCGTTCACCCGCATTCCGTTCAAAGAAGCGATGTCGAAATACGGCACCGACAAACCGGACCTGCGTAATCCGCTGATTATTCAGGATGCCACGGAGCTGTTCCGCGACTGCGACTTCAAGGCTTTTGCCGGCGTCGTTGCTTCCGGCGGCAAGGTGCTGACCATCGCGGCAAAAGGCTGTGCCGGCGAGTCGCGCAAGTTCTTCGACGACATGATCAAATTTGCCCAGGGCGTCGGATCGAAAGGGCTCGGCTACCTGCGCTGGAACAACGGTGAAGTGCAGAGCCCGATCGCTAAATTCCTCTCCGAGGAAACGCTCAGCGCACTGAAGGAACTGGGTAATGTGGAAGACGGCGACGTCATGTTCTTCATTGCCGACAAAGCGAAAGAAGCGACGGAAATCGGCGCACACGTTCGTGACGAGCTTGGCAAACGCCTGGACCTGATTGATCCGAATGTCTTCAAGTTCTGCTGGATTGTCGATTTCCCGATGTATGAGCTCGACGATGAGGGCAAAGTGGAATTCTCGCACAACCCGTTCTCGATGCCGCAGGGCGGAATGGATGATCTGGAAAACAAAGATCCGCTGGATATTCTGGCCTACCAGTACGACATCGTCGTGAACGGGGTGGAGCTTTCTTCCGGTGCGGTGCGTAACCACAGCCCGGAAATGATGATCAAAGCCTTCGATATTGCGGGCTACGATGAATCGGTGGTGGCCAACAAGTTCCCGGCGCTGCACAAAGCCTTCCAGTACGGCGCACCGCCGCATGCCGGTATTGCCCCGGGGGTTGACCGCATGGTCATGCTGCTGGCCGACGAGCCGAACATCCGCGAGGTGATTGCCTTCCCGATGAACCAGAAAGCGCAGGACCTGCTGATGAATGCGCCGGGCGACGTGGAATTCAACCAGATCCGTGATCTGCACCTCCGCCTGCATCTGCCGAAAAAGGCCGAGAAGGAAGAGGGTAAAGATGAGGCTGCGGAATAA
- the hpf gene encoding ribosome hibernation-promoting factor, HPF/YfiA family, which translates to MQVSITGRHLNVTDNIKAHVEEKLERCLGVFPRIENIRVILDLEARENISEIIIQGSNHIRVTAKERSENLYDAIDRSIEHAERQMRKERDKVQDHHK; encoded by the coding sequence ATGCAAGTTAGCATTACAGGACGGCATCTCAATGTCACCGACAACATCAAGGCTCATGTGGAAGAAAAGCTGGAGCGATGTCTGGGTGTGTTCCCCCGAATAGAAAATATTCGGGTCATTCTCGATCTGGAAGCGCGGGAAAATATATCGGAAATTATCATACAGGGTTCGAATCATATTCGCGTCACGGCAAAGGAGAGATCGGAGAATCTGTATGATGCGATTGATCGCTCCATTGAGCATGCTGAGCGCCAGATGCGTAAAGAGCGCGATAAAGTGCAGGATCATCATAAGTAA
- a CDS encoding LptA/OstA family protein, whose translation MIRDFLVFAALLLLVSCSPSSDTKMDESQWADIEAIAADAETVPDPGRMPESRVPTSGPAVGEEFAPFFQRLEAMKAVEREAGETLLSGRGLTLDYDLRSIMLNERVVVQDDEGRLTADALIGRFSVSNTVEFIEAEGRVTLVSSNRTATADHVIYNHHSGFVKLEGRASVAQAGNRLSGERIQLWVRDDRRMICEPNALLEISGDSALELEGVEGGAELDTEIRSDRAVYDEAQGVAELVGNVRVRDPRAAMNCDRVRLFLKDEHEIDWIEAVGGVIIQSDDRRALAGRALYHADEGKFTLEDEPKVKQGLNVMTGDRILFWHENRRLLCEPNARVLLYLDEETKAKFLKDLDE comes from the coding sequence GTGATCCGGGACTTCCTTGTTTTTGCGGCGCTGTTGCTGTTGGTCTCATGTTCGCCGTCGAGCGATACCAAGATGGATGAGTCTCAGTGGGCCGATATCGAAGCGATTGCCGCGGATGCCGAAACGGTCCCGGATCCCGGACGGATGCCGGAAAGCCGGGTGCCGACTTCCGGACCCGCGGTCGGAGAGGAATTTGCTCCGTTTTTCCAACGGCTGGAAGCCATGAAGGCGGTGGAGCGCGAAGCGGGGGAAACACTGCTGAGTGGCCGAGGTCTGACGCTGGATTATGATCTGCGTTCCATTATGCTGAATGAGCGGGTGGTGGTGCAGGATGATGAAGGCCGGTTGACGGCAGATGCATTAATCGGGCGCTTTTCTGTTTCGAATACCGTGGAGTTTATTGAGGCCGAAGGCCGTGTGACGCTGGTCAGCAGCAATCGTACCGCTACAGCGGATCATGTGATTTACAATCATCACAGCGGTTTTGTGAAGCTGGAGGGGCGGGCATCGGTTGCTCAGGCCGGTAACCGGTTGTCGGGCGAGCGGATTCAGCTGTGGGTGCGCGATGACCGACGAATGATTTGCGAGCCGAATGCTTTACTGGAAATTAGCGGTGATTCAGCCCTGGAACTTGAAGGGGTTGAAGGCGGAGCGGAACTGGATACGGAGATACGTTCCGACCGGGCGGTGTATGATGAGGCTCAGGGCGTTGCTGAACTGGTGGGTAATGTGCGCGTGCGCGATCCGCGAGCGGCCATGAACTGTGATCGGGTACGCCTTTTTCTGAAAGATGAACACGAAATTGATTGGATAGAAGCGGTCGGCGGGGTAATAATCCAATCAGACGACAGGAGAGCGTTGGCCGGGCGTGCGCTGTACCATGCTGATGAGGGAAAATTTACGCTTGAAGATGAGCCGAAGGTGAAGCAGGGACTTAATGTGATGACGGGTGACCGAATTCTGTTTTGGCATGAAAATCGGCGGTTGCTATGCGAGCCGAATGCCCGTGTGCTGCTCTATCTGGACGAGGAAACCAAAGCAAAATTCCTGAAAGATTTAGACGAATAA
- a CDS encoding phospholipase A: MKTLFLATGLAVSAGAAESVFQSLETAGQGISFYQSNYAVIGADPILEAELQFSFKYRFVDEGTFDEGWKKALDNLFFAYTQTMFWDLEKDSAPYPNNYMDSYFSPEFFWRWNDFFPEAGKARVDLQFGYQHESNGRDEQYGRTWDRLNLQPTWTWGDSGNWQRAVALKIWAPLYVGEEMDDISDYYGFGELTLKTGKNDGLAGEVMLRKGSRDWNGAVELTASYPIRPVNLFVVGQLFYGYGENLRLYDEETFSYRLGVAISR; encoded by the coding sequence ATGAAGACTCTTTTTTTAGCAACAGGGCTGGCGGTTTCGGCCGGGGCGGCGGAGTCTGTTTTCCAATCTCTGGAAACCGCGGGGCAGGGCATCTCCTTTTACCAGTCGAATTATGCGGTGATCGGGGCGGATCCGATTCTTGAGGCGGAGCTTCAGTTTTCGTTCAAATATCGTTTTGTGGACGAGGGTACGTTTGATGAGGGGTGGAAAAAGGCGCTCGATAATCTGTTTTTTGCTTACACGCAGACGATGTTTTGGGATCTGGAAAAGGATTCGGCGCCGTATCCGAACAATTATATGGACAGCTATTTCAGTCCGGAATTCTTCTGGCGCTGGAACGACTTTTTTCCAGAGGCTGGAAAAGCCCGGGTGGATTTGCAGTTTGGATATCAGCATGAATCGAACGGGCGGGATGAGCAATACGGCCGGACGTGGGATCGGCTGAATCTGCAACCGACGTGGACCTGGGGAGATTCCGGGAATTGGCAACGGGCAGTTGCGCTGAAAATCTGGGCACCGCTTTATGTCGGTGAAGAGATGGATGATATTTCGGACTATTACGGGTTCGGGGAGCTGACGCTTAAAACCGGTAAAAATGATGGTCTGGCCGGTGAGGTGATGCTGCGCAAAGGTTCTAGAGATTGGAACGGGGCGGTGGAATTGACGGCGTCGTATCCGATTCGTCCGGTGAATCTGTTTGTGGTTGGCCAGCTGTTTTACGGATATGGCGAAAATCTGCGTCTTTACGATGAGGAAACTTTTAGCTATCGGCTGGGAGTCGCTATTTCACGATAG
- the lptB gene encoding LPS export ABC transporter ATP-binding protein, with protein MAAEETYLIRTEKLVKAYKGRKVVREVDVNVKAGEIVGLLGPNGAGKTTSFYMIVGLIRPTKGKVFFRGKNVTHTPMFKRARMGMGYLSQEPSIFRKLTVQENVMSILETLPLSSKERKERLEQLLDDLKITKLAKQKAYTLSGGERRRLEIARSLVTNPAIILLDEPFAGVDPLAVADVQEIVKTLKEKGLGVLITDHSVRDTLEVVDRAYLLCDGQVLREGDSDFLVNDEMSRELYLGPRFSM; from the coding sequence ATGGCTGCTGAAGAAACCTATCTGATCCGGACCGAAAAGCTGGTGAAGGCATATAAAGGCCGCAAGGTCGTTCGTGAAGTTGATGTGAATGTCAAGGCCGGTGAAATTGTCGGGCTGCTGGGCCCCAATGGCGCGGGCAAAACCACCAGTTTTTACATGATTGTGGGGCTGATCAGACCGACGAAGGGCAAGGTCTTTTTCCGGGGGAAAAATGTTACCCATACCCCAATGTTCAAACGGGCGCGTATGGGTATGGGCTATCTTTCACAGGAACCTTCAATTTTCCGGAAACTTACGGTGCAGGAAAATGTAATGTCCATTTTGGAGACGCTTCCGCTTTCGTCCAAAGAACGAAAGGAGCGCCTCGAGCAATTGCTGGATGACCTGAAAATCACAAAACTGGCGAAACAGAAAGCGTATACGCTTTCCGGCGGTGAGCGCCGGCGGCTGGAGATTGCCCGGTCATTGGTCACGAACCCGGCGATTATTCTGCTGGATGAACCATTTGCCGGGGTGGATCCGCTTGCGGTTGCTGATGTGCAGGAAATTGTGAAGACGTTGAAAGAAAAGGGACTGGGGGTTTTGATTACCGATCACAGCGTACGCGATACGCTGGAAGTGGTGGATCGGGCCTATCTGCTTTGCGACGGTCAGGTGCTGCGTGAGGGGGACAGTGACTTTTTGGTGAATGACGAAATGAGCCGTGAACTTTATCTGGGTCCGCGGTTCAGTATGTAA